A part of Novipirellula artificiosorum genomic DNA contains:
- a CDS encoding HzsA-related protein, with translation MKSPPLWQRIRFVANQIFAICLISLCGSQLIAAEFAREIQRALLSSAQVTRAEDAAGAVDGRVTGKYSTHTSQDPSPWWQVDLGAIESVGFVCIDAPHSSERLSNFTILASEDAKQWNLVHSHGATSAENRKIEVQLGTARARYLRITAPGPTWMHLDEVKVFAPEDKQTNLALGRPCTQSSVSHWSTRSVTLPETDTDWRFQYAVARSTLASFFKRMDGHHDLSTRCEELVARRIPLNDAGWDNLYKACRERSERWNDVCQQFDLIDIDALQRAFEDLASKHPALYPDAKSIRSRLTAYASSFESLRLATSTGQTGAWTEAAELVRFERDILLRNPRLDFSKMVILRRRLGDRARGAMGKELGVATLNAHTNDSLPRHGWDNEVAVVSSLPTQPMVQTLYHSEGRLITDLEVDFDASRMMFSSIGRTQDNWRVFEMDLSLDGSATPNVRQLTPDDGDDVGHFDSCYLADPDELIFCSTASYQGLPCEYGARRMTCLYKQNRRSGEIRQLTFEQDSDWNPTALPNGRVMYQRWEYCDLPHSNSRILFQMNPDGTEQMAYYGSGSYFMPSFFYPRPIPGQDSQVVGIATGHHGTPRSGRLLVIDPQRGQREAEGVVREIPGWNQTVQPEVRDRLADFGWPHFLHPYPLSENDFIVSMKPSPDALWGVYLVDAFDNMTLLYQEEGSAILDPIPLRQRERPRRLAEKTVPGEKNATVFLADVYAGQGLKDIPRHTVKQLRIGTYYFSTHGTGGLLGSIGADGPWDIKRVLGTVPVEDDGSASFTIPANTPIFMQPLDDEGKAVQLMRSWMVGMPGEVVSCVGCHENQNTVGSLRQTKASLRPPTTIEMGSQAVRGFSFPHQVQPVLDRYCVGCHKGSDATELPKIEGLSYPHDLSCDQENGEGLVDLRGEQYITDWQSDHGGNCGGGARGGNFPVSYVALERYVRRNGIEGPLEMLSPGEFHADTTELVQMLREGRHYNVHLDAQSWQQLITWIDLNAPCHGTWTAVGEQPAQRVKQVNDRRMDLAKQYAAIYTNFEEQDPLPSSLPFQPPIAPPSDRATLPPTTPLADWPFSADKAVTLQGAKPTWSVHLGNQIELDMSRIPAGEYTNAEGERTLVEQPFWMAQFETTNEQLRCFEPEFNSRREDRYGYQFGRLCYNMNGDEMAAVRVDWNKANAFCNWLSQQTGHTFSLPTLEQWEWACRAGSDRDFWFGKLGDDFSPYANLGDVRLSEFASNTNTGQYTTTALIQNPGKYDDRVPRDRKWDDHVFLTQRFPRDETGVMLATPMYQSERPDGQRGMPQRPLFQPNPWGLHDMHGNVWEWTATRNDANRVLACGGSYYDRPKRCTAGSQVDYRPYMKVFNVGFRVICTSNQP, from the coding sequence ATGAAGAGCCCCCCCCTTTGGCAACGAATCCGTTTCGTCGCAAACCAAATTTTCGCGATCTGCCTCATTTCCCTTTGTGGGTCACAACTGATTGCCGCTGAGTTTGCACGCGAAATTCAGCGAGCCCTTCTTTCCTCGGCCCAGGTAACACGCGCAGAAGACGCTGCGGGTGCGGTCGATGGAAGGGTCACGGGCAAGTACAGCACACACACAAGCCAAGACCCTTCACCTTGGTGGCAAGTTGATCTCGGAGCCATCGAATCCGTTGGCTTCGTTTGCATTGATGCGCCTCATTCGAGTGAGCGGTTGTCGAATTTCACAATTCTGGCATCGGAAGATGCAAAACAATGGAATTTGGTGCACTCGCACGGAGCCACCTCCGCGGAGAACCGAAAGATCGAGGTCCAACTGGGTACCGCCCGTGCTCGATACTTGCGGATTACGGCACCGGGACCGACATGGATGCACTTAGATGAAGTCAAGGTGTTTGCACCCGAGGACAAGCAGACGAATCTTGCGTTGGGACGACCTTGCACTCAATCGAGTGTCAGCCATTGGTCGACTCGATCGGTAACGCTTCCCGAAACCGACACCGATTGGCGTTTTCAATACGCTGTGGCGAGATCCACGCTGGCTTCCTTTTTCAAGCGGATGGACGGTCATCATGACTTGTCGACTCGATGTGAAGAACTTGTTGCTCGCCGGATTCCTTTGAACGACGCTGGCTGGGACAACCTCTACAAGGCTTGTCGTGAACGGAGTGAAAGGTGGAACGATGTGTGTCAACAGTTCGACTTGATCGACATCGATGCGTTGCAGCGAGCATTTGAAGATTTGGCCAGCAAACATCCCGCCCTTTATCCCGACGCGAAATCGATTCGCTCGCGGCTGACCGCTTACGCTTCGTCCTTTGAATCGCTGCGTCTTGCCACGTCAACGGGGCAAACGGGTGCCTGGACCGAGGCAGCGGAACTGGTTCGATTCGAACGTGACATTCTGCTACGCAATCCTCGCTTGGACTTTTCCAAGATGGTGATCCTGCGCCGCCGACTGGGTGACAGAGCGCGCGGGGCGATGGGAAAGGAGTTGGGAGTAGCGACTCTCAACGCGCACACCAACGACTCGCTGCCCCGACACGGTTGGGACAATGAGGTTGCTGTGGTCTCGAGTCTGCCAACGCAGCCGATGGTGCAGACGCTTTACCATTCCGAGGGCCGACTCATCACCGACTTGGAAGTTGACTTTGATGCTTCGCGGATGATGTTCTCGTCCATTGGACGGACACAGGACAATTGGCGAGTGTTCGAGATGGACTTGTCACTTGATGGATCCGCCACACCGAATGTTCGACAATTGACTCCCGATGATGGCGACGACGTGGGTCACTTTGACTCATGCTATTTGGCCGACCCCGACGAACTGATCTTTTGTTCGACCGCCTCCTATCAAGGGTTACCCTGTGAATACGGCGCGCGGCGAATGACTTGTTTGTACAAACAAAATCGACGCAGCGGAGAGATTAGGCAGTTAACGTTCGAACAAGATAGCGACTGGAATCCAACAGCACTGCCCAACGGTCGAGTGATGTACCAAAGGTGGGAGTACTGTGATTTGCCTCATAGCAACAGTCGAATTTTGTTTCAAATGAATCCCGACGGAACCGAACAGATGGCGTATTACGGGTCGGGTTCGTATTTCATGCCGTCGTTTTTCTATCCTCGTCCGATTCCCGGCCAGGATTCACAAGTGGTCGGTATCGCGACTGGCCATCACGGCACACCTCGCAGTGGTCGATTGCTGGTGATTGATCCTCAACGGGGTCAACGCGAAGCCGAGGGAGTCGTTCGGGAGATCCCCGGTTGGAACCAAACCGTCCAGCCCGAGGTGCGAGACCGGTTGGCTGATTTCGGCTGGCCACATTTCCTGCATCCCTATCCGTTGAGTGAAAACGATTTCATCGTCTCGATGAAGCCCAGTCCCGACGCGTTGTGGGGCGTCTATTTGGTGGATGCATTCGACAACATGACGCTCCTCTATCAAGAAGAGGGCAGTGCCATCTTGGACCCCATTCCGCTGAGGCAACGCGAACGACCGCGGCGTTTGGCTGAGAAGACGGTGCCGGGCGAGAAAAACGCAACCGTCTTTCTAGCAGACGTTTACGCTGGCCAAGGATTGAAGGACATCCCGCGACATACCGTGAAACAGCTTCGCATCGGCACGTACTACTTCAGCACGCATGGTACGGGTGGCTTGCTTGGATCGATCGGCGCCGATGGGCCCTGGGATATCAAGCGAGTGCTTGGAACGGTCCCGGTTGAAGACGATGGTTCCGCATCGTTTACCATTCCTGCCAATACACCCATCTTCATGCAACCGCTTGATGACGAGGGGAAGGCGGTCCAATTGATGCGCAGTTGGATGGTTGGGATGCCCGGTGAGGTTGTTTCGTGTGTTGGATGCCACGAAAACCAGAACACAGTGGGATCGCTTCGCCAAACGAAAGCGTCGCTGCGTCCACCTACAACCATCGAGATGGGATCACAAGCCGTTCGTGGTTTCAGCTTTCCCCATCAAGTGCAACCTGTTTTGGATCGCTACTGTGTGGGCTGCCACAAGGGTTCGGATGCCACGGAACTTCCTAAGATCGAGGGCCTTTCCTATCCGCACGACCTTTCATGCGATCAAGAGAATGGTGAGGGGCTCGTCGATTTGCGAGGCGAGCAATACATCACCGACTGGCAAAGTGATCATGGTGGGAACTGCGGCGGCGGAGCCCGTGGCGGCAACTTCCCCGTTTCTTACGTCGCGCTCGAGCGATACGTGCGGCGCAATGGCATCGAGGGTCCACTGGAAATGCTCTCCCCAGGCGAGTTCCACGCCGATACCACCGAACTGGTTCAGATGCTTCGCGAGGGAAGGCATTACAACGTGCATTTGGATGCTCAATCCTGGCAGCAACTGATCACATGGATCGACCTGAACGCACCCTGCCACGGCACTTGGACTGCCGTGGGTGAGCAACCCGCTCAGCGAGTCAAGCAGGTCAATGACCGGCGAATGGATCTTGCCAAACAATATGCTGCGATCTATACGAACTTTGAAGAACAGGACCCCTTGCCCAGTTCGTTGCCGTTCCAACCACCGATCGCGCCCCCAAGTGATCGGGCAACGCTGCCGCCCACAACTCCCCTGGCTGATTGGCCGTTCTCAGCCGACAAGGCAGTGACGTTGCAAGGCGCCAAGCCGACTTGGTCGGTCCATCTTGGCAATCAGATCGAACTCGACATGTCACGGATTCCAGCGGGCGAGTATACAAACGCCGAGGGGGAACGGACCCTCGTTGAACAACCGTTCTGGATGGCACAGTTCGAGACGACCAACGAACAGCTGCGATGCTTTGAACCCGAATTCAATTCGCGCCGCGAGGATCGTTATGGCTATCAGTTTGGGCGTCTGTGCTACAACATGAATGGCGATGAAATGGCGGCGGTGCGAGTCGATTGGAACAAGGCCAATGCGTTCTGCAATTGGCTTTCGCAACAAACCGGACACACGTTCTCACTTCCCACCCTCGAGCAATGGGAGTGGGCCTGTCGGGCCGGATCCGATCGCGATTTCTGGTTTGGAAAACTGGGTGATGATTTCTCACCGTACGCGAACTTGGGCGATGTTCGGCTTTCCGAATTTGCATCAAACACCAACACCGGCCAATACACGACAACAGCCTTGATTCAGAACCCGGGCAAGTACGACGACCGGGTTCCGCGCGACCGCAAATGGGATGACCATGTCTTCCTCACTCAGCGTTTCCCGCGAGATGAAACCGGCGTGATGTTGGCAACGCCAATGTACCAGTCCGAACGCCCCGACGGTCAGCGGGGGATGCCCCAAAGGCCCCTATTTCAACCGAATCCATGGGGCTTGCATGACATGCACGGCAATGTTTGGGAATGGACTGCAACACGCAACGACGCGAATCGCGTGCTGGCGTGTGGCGGGTCCTACTATGATCGTCCCAAGCGATGCACCGCGGGAAGCCAAGTCGATTACAGACCCTACATGAAAGTCTTCAATGTGGGGTTCCGAGTCATTTGCACAAGCAATCAACCATGA
- a CDS encoding sugar phosphate isomerase/epimerase family protein, which translates to MPINTPKVSRRTFVGASATLATTAMLPGNGLAAAAAKPNSKFSGVQIGIITYSYRSMPSSAEDILKYVCESGINSIELMGNTAEQFAQKNGSEEGGTAGFSALRKLYNDAGVEIHIVKFPKIGNANMSDEQIEDCFLAAKALGATGITRELSEDAAKRLGPIADKHEIMIGFHNHTQLKPTTYDGSILSSGKYLGINLDIGHYLAGTNENPLRLIEAHQDRILSLHIKDRKKDNGPNMPFGLGETPVTEVLQYMKENQLTFPADIELEYTIPKDSDAVNEVTKCVQFCKQALTS; encoded by the coding sequence ATGCCAATCAACACTCCCAAAGTCTCACGCAGGACCTTCGTCGGTGCCAGCGCAACCCTTGCTACCACGGCAATGTTGCCAGGCAACGGTTTGGCCGCTGCAGCGGCCAAACCCAACTCAAAGTTCAGCGGTGTCCAGATAGGCATCATCACCTATAGCTACCGTTCGATGCCAAGCAGCGCAGAAGACATACTGAAGTATGTTTGTGAATCCGGAATCAACTCCATTGAATTGATGGGAAATACAGCAGAACAGTTTGCCCAGAAGAATGGCAGCGAAGAGGGCGGCACGGCGGGATTCTCGGCACTCAGGAAGCTGTACAACGATGCCGGTGTTGAAATCCACATCGTCAAGTTCCCCAAGATTGGGAACGCCAACATGTCGGACGAGCAAATCGAAGACTGCTTCCTTGCAGCAAAGGCGCTTGGAGCAACCGGTATCACTCGCGAGTTGTCCGAGGACGCAGCCAAGCGACTTGGACCGATCGCGGACAAACATGAGATCATGATCGGCTTTCACAACCACACCCAACTGAAGCCAACGACTTACGACGGATCAATCCTCTCCTCTGGAAAGTACCTTGGCATCAACCTTGACATCGGTCACTACCTCGCAGGCACCAACGAAAATCCACTCCGTCTGATCGAGGCGCATCAAGACCGAATCCTTAGTTTGCACATCAAAGACCGAAAGAAAGACAACGGTCCAAACATGCCTTTTGGCCTCGGCGAGACCCCCGTCACGGAAGTTCTCCAATACATGAAGGAGAATCAGTTGACGTTCCCCGCGGATATCGAG
- a CDS encoding beta-propeller domain-containing protein, producing the protein MKSITRVLISPILLAGAFAHLNASEPADSIQPATQQERAGHSFACCDYTSGKVLIVSADGKVTWEHPAAHCNDLWVLPNGNLLFGTGHGVKEVNRNKEVIFSYESKSEIYACQRLPNGNTFIAECNAGRLIEVDPKGQLVKQIRLLPEGKDGGHGYMRNARKLKNGHYLVTHYAESVVRQYDSEGAPITEFAAPGGPHSAIRLPNGNTLIACGDQNKEPAHVFECDPQGNTVWQVTSEDLPGIHLAFMSGLQRLPNGNTVMTNWLGHGRLGTAPHAIEVTPDKKVVWTFADHEAMKTISTIQLLDIPGDVTQGEILH; encoded by the coding sequence ATGAAATCAATAACACGGGTCCTCATTTCGCCGATCCTGCTTGCCGGTGCGTTTGCCCACTTGAACGCATCAGAGCCGGCCGACTCGATTCAACCCGCAACCCAACAAGAGAGAGCGGGGCATTCGTTTGCGTGCTGTGACTACACCTCGGGCAAGGTCCTGATCGTATCGGCAGACGGCAAGGTGACTTGGGAGCATCCGGCTGCTCACTGCAACGACTTGTGGGTGCTTCCCAATGGCAACCTCTTGTTTGGAACCGGACACGGCGTCAAGGAAGTCAATCGAAATAAGGAAGTGATCTTTTCGTATGAATCGAAAAGCGAGATCTATGCCTGCCAACGCCTGCCAAACGGCAACACGTTCATCGCGGAATGCAATGCAGGACGTTTGATCGAAGTGGATCCGAAAGGCCAGCTTGTCAAACAGATTCGCTTACTGCCCGAAGGAAAAGATGGCGGGCACGGCTACATGCGCAATGCCCGAAAATTGAAGAACGGACACTATCTCGTGACTCACTACGCCGAAAGCGTGGTTCGTCAGTACGACTCAGAGGGTGCGCCGATCACCGAATTTGCTGCACCCGGCGGCCCTCACAGCGCCATCCGATTACCGAACGGAAATACGCTGATTGCGTGCGGCGATCAAAACAAAGAGCCCGCGCACGTGTTCGAATGCGACCCGCAAGGCAACACGGTTTGGCAGGTGACAAGCGAAGACTTGCCAGGCATTCACTTGGCATTCATGTCGGGACTACAACGACTACCCAACGGCAACACCGTGATGACGAATTGGCTTGGACACGGTCGACTCGGCACCGCTCCGCACGCCATCGAGGTCACCCCTGACAAGAAGGTTGTCTGGACCTTTGCGGATCACGAAGCGATGAAAACGATCTCGACGATCCAGCTCTTGGATATCCCCGGCGACGTAACCCAGGGGGAAATTCTGCACTGA